A genome region from Vulpes lagopus strain Blue_001 chromosome 7, ASM1834538v1, whole genome shotgun sequence includes the following:
- the LOC121494249 gene encoding transmembrane emp24 domain-containing protein 9-like isoform X1: MRSERGKDVFAARGGALYFHIGEAEKKCFTEEIPDETMVIGNYRTQLYDKQREEYQPATPGLGMFVEVKDPEDKVSRPLSPAEPCALHLSARAGGRWHFRSSSPQPPNC; the protein is encoded by the exons ATGCGGAGCGAGCGTGGGAAGGACGTGTTTGCGGCCCGCGGAGGCGCGCTTTACTTCCACATCGGGGAGGCCGAAAAGAAGTGCTTTACTGAGGAGATTCCGGACGAGACCATGGTTATAG GAAACTACCGGACGCAGCTGTATGACAAGCAGCGGGAGGAGTACCAGCCGGCCACCCCCGGGCTGGGCATGTTCGTGGAGGTGAAGGACCCGGAGGACAAGGTGAGCCGGCCCCTCAGCCCCGCCGAGCCCTGCGCTCTGCACTTGAGCGCCAGAGCCGGCGGCCGCTGGCACTTCCGCTCCTCCTCGCCGCAGCCGCCAAACTGCTGA
- the LOC121494249 gene encoding transmembrane emp24 domain-containing protein 9-like isoform X3, whose translation MRSERGKDVFAARGGALYFHIGEAEKKCFTEEIPDETMVIGNYRTQLYDKQREEYQPATPGLGMFVEVKDPEDKATPGLLQG comes from the exons ATGCGGAGCGAGCGTGGGAAGGACGTGTTTGCGGCCCGCGGAGGCGCGCTTTACTTCCACATCGGGGAGGCCGAAAAGAAGTGCTTTACTGAGGAGATTCCGGACGAGACCATGGTTATAG GAAACTACCGGACGCAGCTGTATGACAAGCAGCGGGAGGAGTACCAGCCGGCCACCCCCGGGCTGGGCATGTTCGTGGAGGTGAAGGACCCGGAGGACAAG GCCACACCTGGGCTGCTGCAGGGCTAG